The DNA window TTGCCGCGCGAAGAAACACTCGAAGAAATCGCCCGACTCGCCGACGACATCGCGGGGCTCAGCATCGCTGAAGCGGCTGCGGCCTGATCGCGCGAACGTTAGGCGGCCACGACATAATTTCCTTGCACTGTGTCGCCTGCCGTTCGCATATACGGCGGATGTTTCCTGGACCGGCGGCCGCGCCGCCGGTCTTTTTTGCGCGTATCCGTTCCTTCGGAAGGTCGAACACCTTTTCGGACGGACGTGCCAGCTTGCAGAGTTTCGCCATGACCATCCGCCTCCATACCGGCGATCTTCCCGACCTCGATGCTTACGGCGACGTCATCGCCATCGACACCGAGACTCTCGGCCTCAACCCGCATCGAGACCGGCTCTGCGTCGTGCAGCTGTCGCCGGGCGACGGCTCGGCGGACGTCGTGCAGATCGCCAAGGGCCAGACGGCCGCGCCCAATCTTGTCCGGCTGCTCACCGACCCCCGGCGCATCAAGGTTTTCCACTTTGCTCGCTTCGATATCGCCGTCTTGAAGCGGACTTTCGGCATAACCGTCACGCCCCTGTTCTGCACCAAGATCGCCTCGCGGCTCACCCGCACCTATACCGACCGGCATGGCCTGAAAGACGTCACCAAGGAACTCCTGGGCATCGACATCTCCAAGGCGCAGCAGTCATCGGACTGGGGTGCCACGACGCTCAGCCATGCGCAGCTCGAATATGCCGCCTCCGACGTGCTCAATCTCCACGCTCTCCGTCAGCGGCTTCTGGCCATGCTCGAGCGCGAAGGTCGTCTGGATATGGCCGAGGCCTGTTTCCGCTTCCTGCCGACACGCGCCGATCTTGATCTTGCCGGCTGGGGCGAAGAGGACATCTTCGCGCATAGCTGATTTCAAGCCGCGGAGGTGGCTTTCTGTGCCAAGGGCACGGCGCGGGCAGAGAGATCGCCAGCGTTTGGAGTAAAAGAGAGCGGAACAAATGCCTTCCAGCGATTGCCTTAATGTGATCGCAGCCCACTCGCGGCGCGGCAAGCGTTAGTTTATCTTTTGCGCCTAGAGTCTGCCTAGTAAAACAGGAAACTGGCTGCGCGCGAAGCAGCACCGATAGGCTTCACTGAGTTGAAGACGGAGGTTCCGTCTGCAAACGGGTACGAAAGATGACTGGCATCGCGGCAAACCGTGCTTTCGGTAGCGGCGGCATGGAACCGTTTGACGGATCCGCCGTGCGTGTGCGGCTGTTTGCAACGGCGGCGCGAGAGAGTCGGCGGGTTCGTCGTCTACGCTTTTGGCTGCCAGCTCTCGGCGCGCTACTTTTTGCGTTGGTGGTTGGGGCAACGGTTATCACCCGCATCTCCATCAGCCTCAGCATTGGCGATCTGAAGATAACCACCGATGGGCTCGCTATGGACGCGCCCCATCTGTCAGGCAGCGATGGCAAAGGGCGGACCTACACGGTGAATGCGAAAAGCGCCGTGCAGGATCTTAAAGACACTCGGATAATCCGCCTCAAAGACATCGAAGCGAGCGTGATCCAGACCGATGGCAGCCGGGGCAAGCTCCTGGCCGACAGTGGCATCTATGATTCCGCGGCTCAGACGCTGGTGCTCAAGGAAAACATCCGGCTGGCCAATTCCGATGGCTCTGGCGGCACACTGAGCCGCGCCGCGATCGACCTCAACACCGGTTCTCTAACCTCGGACAGCCCCGTCGCGTTTTCCTCCAACCTCGGTAAGATCAACGCCGAGAAGATGGGTGTGGAGAAGAAGGCGGGAACCGTGACCTTCTCCGGCGGCGTCCACATGACCGTCGATCCGACCGCTCGTCAGAGCGGCGCCAGCAAAACAACGCCCGGTCAGCCCAAACCGGCTGATCAAAAAGAAAAAACGCCAGTTTCAACCCCTTAAGTATACCGGATGGCTCGGAGCGCACCGGCCCGAGCCAAACAGTTCTAGCCGCCTCGACGAGGCAGAAGGCAACTGAAGATGACGGTCCGCATGCCCCGCTCCAGCCTCCTCCGCCGGGCCGCCGTAGCCGGCCTGCTCACCACGCTTGCTTTCGCCCCAGCATTTGCCGCGGAACAAACGGCCAAGCTGCCGGCAACGACGTATCAAGGGCTAGGCATGTCCTCCGACCAACCGATCCAGTTCGAGTCGGAACAGCTTGAAGTGCACGATCAGGACAAGACGGCGGTGTTCACCGGCCACGTCATCGTCCGGCAGGGGACGACCGTGCTGAAGACCGATCGCCTCACGGTATTCTACCAGGGGTCACCGGCTGGCGAAGGGCCGCAACAGGTCAGCCGCCTAGAAGCAAAGGGCAATGTGCTCGTCACTTCGCCCAACCAGACGGCAAGCGGCGACAATGGCACCTTCGATACCGCTGCCAACACGATCCTGCTCACCGACAACGTCGTGCTCACCCAAGGCGACAATGTCATTCGCGGCCCGAAGCTTCTGATCGACATCAACACCAGCCAGGCCAAAATGCTCGGCGGCAGCGGCCGGGTACAGATGCTGATCGCGCCGAAGTCGCTCGACACCAAGCGCTGACCCCTCTTATTCGCCGGATTGGATAGCCTTGCTGAAGCACTTCGCCCAGACCGAGAGCCTGCCGCCGCCCCAGGCTGCCGACACATCCGACCTCGCCGTCTTCAATCTCGTCAAGACCTTCGGCCAGCGGCCGGTGGTGCGTGGCGTGTCGATGCAAGTGCGGCGTGGCGAGGCAGTCGGCCTCCTAGGCCCAAACGGTGCCGGCAAGACGACGCTGTTCTACATGATCACCGGGTTGATCCCGGCCAATGGTGGCAGCATTTTCCTCGATGGCCACGACATTACCGGATATCCGATGTTTCGCCGTGCTCGGCTCGGTATCGGCTATCTGCCACAGGAAGCTTCCATTTTTCGCGGCCTCACAGTCGAGAACAACATCCGCGCCGTGTTGGAACTGGTCGAGCCGAACCGTGATATACGCGAGGCCGAACTCGACGCGCTGCTCGACGAATTCCATCTTGCTCACTTGCGCCACCAGCCGGCGATCGCTCTTTCCGGCGGCGAGCGGCGCCGTGCCGAAATCGCACGAGCGCTGGCCAGCCGACCGATCTTCATGTTGCTCGACGAGCCCTTCGCCGGCGTCGATCCGATTGCGGTCGGCGACATTCAGGCACTGGTGCGCCATCTCACCGCGCGCGGCATCGGCGTGTTGATTACCGACCATAACGTGCGTGAGACGCTTGGCCTCATCGACCGCGCTTACATCCTGCATTCCGGCATGTTGCTGGTTGAGGGTACTCCCGACGACATCATCTCCGACGCCGATGCACGGCGCGTTTACCTCGGCGAGCAATTTACCCTTTGATGCCGCCCCCCGCCTAGGTTATGAAGCAAGAAGCGGACCACCTTCGGCCGCCTCAATGACTTTCATGGCTTCCGCTTCGGCGCGGGATGGACGGGGGTTGCTCGATGGCGCTGTCGGCGCGGCTCGAACTCAGGCACAGCCAGTCGCTGGTGATGACGCCGCAGCTGATGCAAGCCATCAAGCTGCTTCAGCTCTCCAACATGGATCTCATCACCTATGTGGAGCAGGAGCTCGAACGTAATCCGCTGCTCGAGCGCGCCGACGACGGCGAGGGTGACGCGCCGATCGCTGAACCGGTCGATGCCGACATACCGGAACGGGCCGATACGTCGGACTGGTTCGAGACCGAGGGCGCACCGAGTTCCGAGCAGGTGTCCAACGCGCTCGATACAGACATCGGCAATGTCTATCCGGACGATACCGGTCAGCCGGAACGGCCGGCGCTGGACGTCGGCGCGCTTGCTGGCGGCGACTGGTCGTCGGTCGGCCGCGGCGGCACAGGCGAAGACTACAGCCTCGAGAGCTTCGTCGCCGGTGAGATCAGTCTTACCGACCATCTCGCCGAGCAACTGGCCGTCACCATCACCGATCCAGCCTTGCGTCTCATCGGCCACGACCTCATCGATCAGGTGGACGAGGCGGGCTATCTCCGGGCCGACCTCGTAGCCACCGCTGAGCGGCTGGGCGCCTCGCTTTCCGACGTCGAGAAAGTGCTCGGCGTGCTCCAGACTTTCGAACCAACCGGGATTTGTGCCCGCAATCTTGCAGAATGCTTGGCGTTGCAGCTTGCCGAGAAGGACCGACTCGACCCGGCGATGCAGAAGCTGATCGAGCACCTAGACCTTCTTGCCCGGCGTGACCTACCCTCTCTCAGGCGTCTCTGTGGCGTCGACGATGAAGATCTCGGCGACATGATCAAGGAAATCCTGGCCCTTGATCCTAAACCGGGTCACGCCTTTGGCTCGACACAAGTCCATACGGTCGTGCCGGATGTCATGGTCCAGCCGGCCGCCGATGGCGGTTGGACGGTTGAACTCAATACCGACACTCTGCCGAAGGTTTTGGTCAATCAGACCTATTATGCGGAAGTGTCGAAGACGGCTCGCGAAGAGGAAAAGACCTATCTGGGTGAATGCTTCCAGTCGGCCAACTGGTTGACCAAGAGCCTCGACCAGCGCGCCAAAACCATCATGAAAGTGGCGACGGAGATCGTTCGCCAGCAAGATGGCTTCCTGACCAATGGCGTCGCGCATCTCAGGCCTCTGAATCTTCGCATGATCGCCGATGCCATCGGTATGCACGAGTCAACCGTGTCGCGCGTCACGTCGAACAAATACATGGCCACGACACGCGGTATTTTCGAACTCAAGTATTTCTTCACCTCATCGATCGCCTCGTCCGAGGGCGGCGACGCTCATTCAGCGGAATCGGTGCGCCATCGTATCCGGCAGTTGATCGACGCGGAAACCGCCGACGACGTGCTTTCGGACGACACACTCGTCAAAATGTTGCGCGACGACGGCATGGACATCGCCCGTCGTACGGTGGCCAAGTACCGGGAAGCGCTACGCATTCCCTCCTCGGTGCAGCGTCGGCGCCTCAAGCAGCTTGCCGGGGCGTGAAATCACTGTAACCTTTCCTAAATCGGGGCTCATCCGGAAGGCGGATTGATATCGTCTCCGGTCGACGCCACATCTCAAGTAGGCGGGTGCGTCGCCCGGCAGCGCCAGCTCAGGGGAGGTTCTTCAGCTTTCCGCTTCACGACCCGATCGACGCCTGCCCAGCCGACAACGGCAGGGCAAAAGGGTGAAGCGACAACTCCATCCACCGGCGAGACGGAATGCCGCGCCCCCGTTCGCCGGCGCCGGCCAGTACCCGCCTAGGCGGGTAGCCGGAGACGCGGGTACCGAGCAGAGTTTTCTGCCAGTACCCAGCCTGTTCAAAAAGCGCGAGAAACGAGGACTCTGATGCCGCTTCGTATTACCGGAAAGAACGTCGACATCGGCCAGGCACTTCGCGAACACATCACCACCCGCACCACAGAGGAACTCGGCAAATATTACGACGAGGCCTTCACCGGCCATGTGGTGGTTCAGAAGGAGGGCAAGGCCTATATCATCGACTGCTCGATCCAGCTTGCCTCCGGCACGACGCTGCAATCGCGGGGCGAGGATTTCGAGGTCTATCCGGCGGCCGAGAAGGCAGTAGAGCGAATCGGCAAACGGATG is part of the Pleomorphomonas sp. PLEO genome and encodes:
- a CDS encoding ribonuclease D; its protein translation is MTIRLHTGDLPDLDAYGDVIAIDTETLGLNPHRDRLCVVQLSPGDGSADVVQIAKGQTAAPNLVRLLTDPRRIKVFHFARFDIAVLKRTFGITVTPLFCTKIASRLTRTYTDRHGLKDVTKELLGIDISKAQQSSDWGATTLSHAQLEYAASDVLNLHALRQRLLAMLEREGRLDMAEACFRFLPTRADLDLAGWGEEDIFAHS
- the lptC gene encoding LPS export ABC transporter periplasmic protein LptC, yielding MTGIAANRAFGSGGMEPFDGSAVRVRLFATAARESRRVRRLRFWLPALGALLFALVVGATVITRISISLSIGDLKITTDGLAMDAPHLSGSDGKGRTYTVNAKSAVQDLKDTRIIRLKDIEASVIQTDGSRGKLLADSGIYDSAAQTLVLKENIRLANSDGSGGTLSRAAIDLNTGSLTSDSPVAFSSNLGKINAEKMGVEKKAGTVTFSGGVHMTVDPTARQSGASKTTPGQPKPADQKEKTPVSTP
- the lptA gene encoding lipopolysaccharide transport periplasmic protein LptA — protein: MTVRMPRSSLLRRAAVAGLLTTLAFAPAFAAEQTAKLPATTYQGLGMSSDQPIQFESEQLEVHDQDKTAVFTGHVIVRQGTTVLKTDRLTVFYQGSPAGEGPQQVSRLEAKGNVLVTSPNQTASGDNGTFDTAANTILLTDNVVLTQGDNVIRGPKLLIDINTSQAKMLGGSGRVQMLIAPKSLDTKR
- the lptB gene encoding LPS export ABC transporter ATP-binding protein; this encodes MLKHFAQTESLPPPQAADTSDLAVFNLVKTFGQRPVVRGVSMQVRRGEAVGLLGPNGAGKTTLFYMITGLIPANGGSIFLDGHDITGYPMFRRARLGIGYLPQEASIFRGLTVENNIRAVLELVEPNRDIREAELDALLDEFHLAHLRHQPAIALSGGERRRAEIARALASRPIFMLLDEPFAGVDPIAVGDIQALVRHLTARGIGVLITDHNVRETLGLIDRAYILHSGMLLVEGTPDDIISDADARRVYLGEQFTL
- the rpoN gene encoding RNA polymerase factor sigma-54, which translates into the protein MALSARLELRHSQSLVMTPQLMQAIKLLQLSNMDLITYVEQELERNPLLERADDGEGDAPIAEPVDADIPERADTSDWFETEGAPSSEQVSNALDTDIGNVYPDDTGQPERPALDVGALAGGDWSSVGRGGTGEDYSLESFVAGEISLTDHLAEQLAVTITDPALRLIGHDLIDQVDEAGYLRADLVATAERLGASLSDVEKVLGVLQTFEPTGICARNLAECLALQLAEKDRLDPAMQKLIEHLDLLARRDLPSLRRLCGVDDEDLGDMIKEILALDPKPGHAFGSTQVHTVVPDVMVQPAADGGWTVELNTDTLPKVLVNQTYYAEVSKTAREEEKTYLGECFQSANWLTKSLDQRAKTIMKVATEIVRQQDGFLTNGVAHLRPLNLRMIADAIGMHESTVSRVTSNKYMATTRGIFELKYFFTSSIASSEGGDAHSAESVRHRIRQLIDAETADDVLSDDTLVKMLRDDGMDIARRTVAKYREALRIPSSVQRRRLKQLAGA